GTCACCGAGGAAGATCCGGCCGGCGCTGGGACGCTGGATGCCGCCGAGCAGCTGAAGAAGAGTCGACTTGCCCGAGCCGCTGGGGCCGAGGAACGCCACCCGCTCGCCCGCCGCGATCTCGAGGTCGACGCCACGCAGGGCGACGACATCGTGGCCCTCGAAGGTCCGATAGAGATGTACGACGCCCTGGCACCGCACGCCGATCCCCCGTGCCCGGGCGTCCCGCTCCCGAAACTCGACTGCTCCTGCTGACACCCCGTTGTCCCCTTTCGAACCTCGCGCAAGCTCTCAGGCAACCTACCCACGTCTCGGGCCCTGACCAGACCGCGACGCCGGGTGTTACCCAACCGTGGCGTACCAGCAGGTAACTGCAAGCGGCCTCGGTCGTTGTGCCCCACGAACTGGGAGGTTCCATGCGCCGTCTGCTGCCCGTCACCCTGTCGCTGGCCGGTCTCGTCCTGTCCACGCTCGCCGCTGCCCCACTGGCATCTGCATCCGCTGACCCCGGTCGACCGAAGGTCAGGAAGCACGCGCTCAAGATCAGCGTGCTCTCCAACCGCGCCGACCTGGTCTCCGGCGGCGACGCGCTCGTCACGATCAAGCTGCCCAAGAAGGTGCGCGCCGAGCAGGTGAAGGTCCACCTCGACGGTCGCAACGTGACGCGGCAGTTCAAGTTGCGCGCCGACGGCCGCTTCACCGCCCAGCTCACCGGTCTCGACGTCGGCACCAACCAGCTGGTCGCCAAGGCCCGGTCACACGACAAGTTGTACGTCGGCAGGCAGCGCATCACCAATCACCCGGCCGGCGGCCCGCTCTTCTCCGGACCGCAGTGGGTGCCGTACTCCTGTCAGGCGAGCGCGCTGGACGCGCAGTGCAACGAGCCCGCGGCGTACACGTTCCTCTACAAGTCGACCAACCCCACCAAGACCGGGCTCCTGCCCTACGACCCGGCCAACCCGCCGAACGACGTGGCCACGACGAAGACCGATCAGGGCGTGACCGTGCCGTTCGTCGTACGCCGTGAGGACGGGTTCCAGGACCGCGACCGCTACTCGATCCTGACCCTCTTCCGCCCCGGCCGGGCGTGGAAGCCGTGGCGCGCGCAGAAGCAGTGGAACCACAAGGTGCTGGCCACCCACGGCGGCGGCTGTGGCGCGGGCTACGCCCCCGGCACGCCCCGCACGGAGGACTTCGCCGGCACGATCCCGGTGCTGCCGGGTGTCGAGAGCAGCTACGTCGGCGCGCTGGGCAAGGGATTCGCGGTCGTGTCGACGGCGCTAAACAACACCGGACACAACTGCAGCGTCGCCGCCGAGGCGGAGTCGATGCTGATGGTCAAGGAGCGCCTCGTCGAGCAGTACGGCGAGATCCGCTACCTGATCGGCACCGGCTGCTCGGGCGGCTCGATCGCCCAGCACACCATCGCCAACGCCTACCCCGGCATCTACCAGGGCCTGGTCACCACGTGCTCCTACCCCGACACCCTGACGGCGGGCGCGCAGTTCGCCGACTACCACCTGATGCGGCTCTACTTCGAGAACCCGGCGCGCTGGGCGCCCGGGGTCGTGTGGACGCCGACGCAGATGGCCGCCGTCGAGGGGCACATCGCCCCTCTCAACGCAGTCGTCGCCGACGAGGGCCTCTTCAAGTCGGCGATCAACCCGGAGAACCCTTGCGACGGGGTGGCCGAGCCTGTTGCCGGCAACCCGTCGACGCGCTTCGACTCCGACACCAACCCCGGCGGCGTGCGCTGCTCGATCCTCGACATCATGGTCAGCCTGCTCGGCCGTCGTCCCGCTTCCGACTGGACGTCGTGGGAGAAGGCCGCGGGCCAGGGCTTCGCGGGTGTGCCGTTCAGCAACAGCGGCGTGCAGTACGGCCTGAACCAGCTGAAGCAGGGCACCATCACGCCCGAGATGTTCGTCGACCTCAACGAGAAGCTCGGTGGTCTCGACCTCAACGCCGACCCGGTGCCGGCGCGCATCGCGGGCGATGACCTGGCGATCACCAACGTCTACCGCACCGGCCTGGTCAACGAGGCCAACCACCTCGACGAGGTGGCGATGATCAACCACGGCGGACCCGACCCCGGAATCGCGCACGACTACGCCCACGCGTTCTGGACCCAGGAGCGGCTGCTGCGCGACCAGGGCCACACCAATAACCGGGTGATGTGGTTCGGCGCCGCGCCGCTGATCGGTGACCCGCGCTGGGCCACCGAGGGCTTCAACGAGATGGACCGCTGGCTCAGCGCCGTCGAGAAGGACAGGACGCCCGGCTCGCTCGCCACCAAGATCGTGCGCGACAAGCCGGCCGACCTGACCGACCGCTGCGCCAACGCGCCCGGCCTCGAGCTGCTGCCCGCGCCCGGTGGCGGCATGGCCTGCCAGACGCCGGCCGCGCAGACCCTGCAGACCCGGCTGAGCACGCCCCGCGAGCAGGCCGGCGACGACGTCGCCAACGACCGGGTCGCCTGCCAGCTGCGGCCGATCGCCCGGGCCGACTACTCGTTCATGTTGCTGCCGTTCAGCGACACCCAGTGGACCCGGCTCCAGAACATCTTCGACCGCGGCGTCTGCGACTGGTCGAAGCCCGGTCGCGGCCAGGGTCCCGCAGAGACGTGGCTGACCTACGGCACCGACCCCGGCAACGTCGTGTACGGCGGCCGCAACCTGCCTTCTCCCCCGGCCCGCTCGGGTGCCGGCCAGATGGGTGCGCCCTTCCGGGAGCTCTGGAGCAAGTAGTCGCCGGGGGCTCAGTCGGTCAGCTTGTCCAACCGAGCACGGAGCCGGTCGGTGCGGTGCGCGTTGCCGTGCAACGCGACGTACGCGTCGGCGTAGCTGGCCAGCAGGGCGTCGTCGAGACGGCGTACGGCGCCGGTCGGGCTCTTGTAGCCCATCCGGCGGTCGAGGTCGGCGGAGTCGACGCCGCGCACCACCTCGGCGAGCTCTTCGAGCGAGGTGATGCCGAGCTCGAGCAGCAGCCCCGAGATCCAGGCGTAGTGGCTCTCGCGTGACCAACCGGCGTCGGCGTACTGCCCGGCCAGGAACGCCGCGAGCTCCTGGGCGTCGATGCGCGGGTCGTCGTCGCGGGCCTGTTCGCGGACGGCGTCGGCGTCACCGCGGAGCCGGTCGCGGATCGTGGAGAACTCGCGGTCGGCCAGCTCCAGCAGGCCGGCGGCAAGCGTGAAACGCCGGTCGAACTCTGCCCGCTGCACCGCCGGGATGCTGCCCTTGTAACGGATGTCGTGCTCGAACTCCGCCCACGCGTGCTGCAGGACCGTGCGGATCTGCACCTGCGCCCGCTGCCCCACGAGGTCGGGGTGCGCCTCCGCGGCCTCGGCGTCCTCGGGACCGAGCTCGATCAGCAGGTGCCGGCTGGCATAGCCGAAGCGGCCCTCGCTCGCGGTCTCGCGACCCATGTCGCGGTCGTCGAGCACGACGGCCTCGTTGCCGAGCAGCTCGGCCACCGCCTCCACATCGCTGTGCACGTAGGTGATGACGCGCACGCCGATGACGTCGGTGATGTCGCTGACCGGGTCGGCGAACGCACGCTCGCCGTCGACCACACGCGCAGCCTTGGCCGCGAACGACGCAACGCTCTTGGCCCGGCCGGTGACGGTCAGGTAGTTGATGCCGGCCTCATCGAGCACGGTGGTGACCAGCGCCGTGGCCTGCGTCGCCGCGTTGCGCAGGGCGGGTTGGCGGGCGGCGTACGTGCGGACTGCGGCGGCAACCGGGTCCTCCACCTGCCGCGGAGGGCGCGGGCTCGGCACCTGCCCGTCGGGGAGGCTAGGGGTGACGATGTAGCCCGTCTTGAAGTCGCCGTACGTCGTCGTGTCGGCGAGGCGCCGCTGCCGGAACAGCGCGACGTAGGCGCACACGACGGCGTCGACCTGGTCCTCGGATCGCCGCAGGTCGGCCTTGCGCTCGGCGGCTTCGATGTCGCCGACGAGCCGGCGCCAGGCGTCCTGGTCGGCGAGATGGAGGGCCGGCTCGGCCGTGGCGAGGCCTTCGAGCAGCCCGGTCAGGGTGAGCAGCTCGGCGCGCATCGAGACCACCGAGCGACCCGGCTTGGCCTTGTACTTGAGCGTGCGGCCGAGCCCGAACAGCGCGACCATCGCCGGGTGGGGGTAGACCTCGATCGCCCGTCGCGGCCCCCGCGAGTCGGGGTCGATGTCGAGGCCGAGCCGGGCGCTGAGCCGGGCGCCACGCGGCACGTCGGCGAACTCCGGCTTGCCCGTGTTGGAAGGGTGCGCGCCCGCGTCGTACCTCGCGAAGTCCTTGTTGAGCGCGCGCTCCGCCGGCCGGTTGCCCGTGGGGTTGGTGACGACGAGCGGCGCATCGATCGCGACCAGGCAGTCGGCCGCGATGTACGGCGCGATGCTGGCGCCGATCTCCTGGTCGGTGCGCACCGCGTCGATGTGGACCAGGTGCCCGCGGCCGTCGAGGACGGCCACGCCTGTGGGCTTCTTGTCTCCCCACGCGAGGTCGAGTCCGACGAAGTACATGCGCGCAGCCTCCCACGCCGACCCCGGCAGGTTGAGTTGCGAGAGCAGCGAGCCTCGAAACCAAGGACTCGGCCCCGTCGCCGTACCATCGGGCGGTGAATCCTGCTGACCGCATCGACCCG
This is a stretch of genomic DNA from Nocardioides sp. InS609-2. It encodes these proteins:
- a CDS encoding DUF6351 family protein translates to MRRLLPVTLSLAGLVLSTLAAAPLASASADPGRPKVRKHALKISVLSNRADLVSGGDALVTIKLPKKVRAEQVKVHLDGRNVTRQFKLRADGRFTAQLTGLDVGTNQLVAKARSHDKLYVGRQRITNHPAGGPLFSGPQWVPYSCQASALDAQCNEPAAYTFLYKSTNPTKTGLLPYDPANPPNDVATTKTDQGVTVPFVVRREDGFQDRDRYSILTLFRPGRAWKPWRAQKQWNHKVLATHGGGCGAGYAPGTPRTEDFAGTIPVLPGVESSYVGALGKGFAVVSTALNNTGHNCSVAAEAESMLMVKERLVEQYGEIRYLIGTGCSGGSIAQHTIANAYPGIYQGLVTTCSYPDTLTAGAQFADYHLMRLYFENPARWAPGVVWTPTQMAAVEGHIAPLNAVVADEGLFKSAINPENPCDGVAEPVAGNPSTRFDSDTNPGGVRCSILDIMVSLLGRRPASDWTSWEKAAGQGFAGVPFSNSGVQYGLNQLKQGTITPEMFVDLNEKLGGLDLNADPVPARIAGDDLAITNVYRTGLVNEANHLDEVAMINHGGPDPGIAHDYAHAFWTQERLLRDQGHTNNRVMWFGAAPLIGDPRWATEGFNEMDRWLSAVEKDRTPGSLATKIVRDKPADLTDRCANAPGLELLPAPGGGMACQTPAAQTLQTRLSTPREQAGDDVANDRVACQLRPIARADYSFMLLPFSDTQWTRLQNIFDRGVCDWSKPGRGQGPAETWLTYGTDPGNVVYGGRNLPSPPARSGAGQMGAPFRELWSK
- a CDS encoding DUF429 domain-containing protein, producing the protein MYFVGLDLAWGDKKPTGVAVLDGRGHLVHIDAVRTDQEIGASIAPYIAADCLVAIDAPLVVTNPTGNRPAERALNKDFARYDAGAHPSNTGKPEFADVPRGARLSARLGLDIDPDSRGPRRAIEVYPHPAMVALFGLGRTLKYKAKPGRSVVSMRAELLTLTGLLEGLATAEPALHLADQDAWRRLVGDIEAAERKADLRRSEDQVDAVVCAYVALFRQRRLADTTTYGDFKTGYIVTPSLPDGQVPSPRPPRQVEDPVAAAVRTYAARQPALRNAATQATALVTTVLDEAGINYLTVTGRAKSVASFAAKAARVVDGERAFADPVSDITDVIGVRVITYVHSDVEAVAELLGNEAVVLDDRDMGRETASEGRFGYASRHLLIELGPEDAEAAEAHPDLVGQRAQVQIRTVLQHAWAEFEHDIRYKGSIPAVQRAEFDRRFTLAAGLLELADREFSTIRDRLRGDADAVREQARDDDPRIDAQELAAFLAGQYADAGWSRESHYAWISGLLLELGITSLEELAEVVRGVDSADLDRRMGYKSPTGAVRRLDDALLASYADAYVALHGNAHRTDRLRARLDKLTD